GTGTCGGAAGGATCCAGTAATGTTGGCAATTTGAGCATTAACTGCTATCCAGGCCATGGTCATAAAGGAGCCAATGCTGCCTATGAAAACGcactgcaattaaataatagGTAATTAAgtaacaaaatattcaaagttACATTCTTACCTTTTCGCCCACCCAAGGCATTAGCATGCCCACCGTGAAAATGCCCAACATTGGTCCATATAAACTTGATTGGAGCGTGGCCGACAGCTGCAGCACCATGCCCAGTTTCTCCACCACATAGACCATAAAAATGGAGCTGATGCCAAAGGTTACCACCACCACTCTCATGGTCAGAGCCACGTGGTTCTCCTTCATTGATTTTCCCATTCGCGGCTTAACAAAGTCCTCCAGGATAACGGCGGCCAGAGAGTTGAGGAGCGTGGATAAGGAGCTCAAGGCGGCGCTGAACACAGCAGAAACAAAGAGTCCTGGCAGACCAGGCACAACTCCCAGGACCCGCATCACTAGCAGCGGCACCAGCTGATCCCGACGTCCTGCGAGCTACAAGAAATATATCCAATAAAATGCCGGACCAATTCACTATCTATCACAATATACTTACTCCTGTAGACATGGGATCGCAATCGTAGTAGGTGGCATAGCAGACCAATCCCACATAGACGCATCCCATGTAGAGCAGAGTCAGTCCAATGGAGAATGTAAAGAGGGTCTGTTTAATGGCCTTCAGGGATGGCAAGGACATGAAACGTTGAACTGTGGCCTGGTTGATCGAGGTGCTTTGCAACTTGAAGAAAGTGCCACCAACAAACACAGAGAAGACACTCAGTCGAACTGTGGGATCCATAGTCCATCTAGAGCATAAGCAAATGAATTAAAAGATTATtacaattgtttttaattgccacTTACTCTGGGGTATTAAGTCGTCCGCCCTCCTGATTGATTCTCCACACAGTACCAAATCCACCTAAATCCAAGGTTCCCTTGATCATGATCACAATCAAGGATCCATACATAATAACGCTCTGAACCACATCCGTGTAGACCACGCCCTTAATTCCGCCCACGCAGGTGTAGAATGTGCAAATAATGACCACTATTGGAGTGATGGTATGTATACCAATTCCTGACACTTGATTGAAGGTTAAGGCGGGCACATAAACCGCAATGGGAAGCCAAATAATCTGAAATATTGAAATCATATTAGGTAAGTTATTTTTTGGGTTATTTACTTGAACTTACCGCCTTGAGAACAAATAAGCTGGCTCCAAACAAACGCATTCGCCGGCTAAAACGCCTCTCAAAATACTGAAAGAGTGAGTGTGTATAAGTAAGGATTCGACAGGAATTGCTGATCATAAGACAGACCCAGT
This genomic stretch from Drosophila yakuba strain Tai18E2 chromosome 3R, Prin_Dyak_Tai18E2_2.1, whole genome shotgun sequence harbors:
- the LOC6538448 gene encoding sodium-coupled monocarboxylate transporter 1 isoform X6, whose amino-acid sequence is MSTTAEPVALGVSSPVADVVAKTTTTVANAIAKTVAVISSTVSTSSTTGATSTATATATSTSPTSATPTTSTTFAYTPTPTPIQSASASLEDGGEKLSVKDLSQALQHFGIVDYLVFIAMLAVCAVIGFYFGFIEKKQKKQKLAGKDGGGGAGIEERRGSEALDYLVGGRQMKVFPVALSLVASFVSGISLLGTSTEIYVYGTQYAFILVTLAISGAISWYIFLPVFCNLQLTSTYEYFERRFSRRMRLFGASLFVLKAIIWLPIAVYVPALTFNQVSGIGIHTITPIVVIICTFYTCVGGIKGVVYTDVVQSVIMYGSLIVIMIKGTLDLGGFGTVWRINQEGGRLNTPEWTMDPTVRLSVFSVFVGGTFFKLQSTSINQATVQRFMSLPSLKAIKQTLFTFSIGLTLLYMGCVYVGLVCYATYYDCDPMSTGLAGRRDQLVPLLVMRVLGVVPGLPGLFVSAVFSAALSSLSTLLNSLAAVILEDFVKPRMGKSMKENHVALTMRVVVVTFGISSIFMVYVVEKLGMVLQLSATLQSSLYGPMLGIFTVGMLMPWVGEKCVFIGSIGSFMTMAWIAVNAQIANITGSFRHTKLPVSVENCEYDFDMSRYLNSTSEYEPHSGSSVYHMSFLLYAMLGALLTIIGSNLATFVYGRQDIKNVDENLLAPVVQRYLRKNNYYETVELKKVEVAKLSESSD